The Urbifossiella limnaea genome has a window encoding:
- the nusA gene encoding transcription termination factor NusA, whose protein sequence is MTTKKDPGKAVLELVEKMHEEKKIARETIFVGIEQAIKLAAERHFQVEEGVLVSIDQATGHITARYGEQELDPETLGRIAAQSAKQVMIQKIREAESDTVYNEFTGKKGELLIGTVTRVDAGTAIVSLGKSEALLPRSEQIPGETHHVGERVKAVILEVRRQGHRVKIVLSRCHPDFVRTLFEEEIPEIDERIIDIRAVAREAGYRSKVAVTSIDLKVDAVGACVGVRGSRIKNVIEELNGERIDIVRWNDSLQVLIPNALQPAQISEVFTYQRLGRAIVLVTDDQLSLAIGRRGQNVRLASKLVGWDIEIMTHDELAESLERAERWFGQLPHASPDLTNAMIDQGFLSYNDLSMIDGAELAEISGLPEEQADEIVMYAEEYTDVMERSVEEERRAAEEQAQLEAREAAEAQRLADEQAEAEAAAAEAAAAEAAAAAAPAEGEAPPEGAEAGETAEVPAEGEATTEVAEAPAEASEEAPAEEPTTEEPAKEAEPQPTA, encoded by the coding sequence ATGACCACCAAGAAGGACCCCGGCAAGGCCGTCCTCGAACTCGTCGAGAAGATGCACGAGGAGAAGAAGATCGCCCGCGAGACGATCTTCGTCGGCATCGAACAGGCCATCAAGCTGGCCGCCGAGCGCCACTTCCAGGTGGAAGAGGGCGTGCTCGTCAGCATCGACCAGGCCACCGGGCACATCACCGCCCGGTACGGCGAGCAGGAACTCGACCCCGAGACGCTCGGCCGCATCGCGGCCCAGTCCGCCAAGCAGGTGATGATCCAGAAGATCCGCGAGGCCGAGAGCGACACCGTCTACAACGAGTTCACCGGCAAGAAGGGCGAACTCCTCATCGGCACCGTCACCCGCGTGGACGCCGGCACCGCCATCGTCTCGCTCGGCAAGAGCGAGGCGCTGCTGCCCCGCAGCGAGCAGATCCCCGGCGAGACGCACCACGTCGGCGAGCGCGTCAAGGCCGTGATCCTCGAAGTGCGGCGGCAGGGGCACCGGGTCAAGATCGTGCTCAGCCGCTGCCACCCGGACTTCGTCCGCACGCTGTTCGAGGAAGAAATCCCCGAGATCGACGAGCGGATCATCGACATCCGCGCCGTGGCCCGCGAGGCGGGGTACCGCTCGAAGGTGGCCGTCACCAGCATCGACCTGAAGGTGGACGCCGTGGGCGCGTGCGTCGGCGTGCGCGGCAGCCGCATCAAGAACGTGATCGAGGAGCTGAACGGCGAGCGCATCGACATCGTGCGGTGGAACGACTCGCTTCAAGTGCTCATCCCGAACGCGCTGCAGCCGGCGCAGATTTCGGAAGTATTCACCTACCAGCGGCTCGGCCGGGCGATCGTGCTGGTGACGGACGACCAGCTGTCGCTGGCGATCGGCCGGCGCGGGCAGAACGTCCGGCTGGCGTCGAAGCTGGTGGGCTGGGACATCGAGATCATGACGCACGACGAGCTGGCCGAGTCGCTGGAGCGGGCCGAGCGCTGGTTCGGGCAGCTACCGCACGCCAGCCCGGACCTGACGAACGCGATGATCGACCAGGGCTTCCTCAGTTACAACGACCTGAGCATGATCGACGGCGCCGAGTTGGCCGAAATCTCGGGCCTGCCGGAGGAGCAGGCTGACGAGATCGTGATGTACGCGGAGGAGTACACGGACGTCATGGAGCGGTCGGTCGAGGAAGAGCGGCGCGCGGCCGAAGAGCAGGCGCAGTTGGAGGCGCGCGAGGCGGCCGAGGCGCAGCGGCTCGCCGACGAGCAGGCCGAGGCGGAAGCGGCCGCAGCCGAAGCCGCGGCCGCGGAAGCCGCCGCCGCGGCGGCCCCGGCCGAGGGCGAGGCGCCGCCAGAGGGCGCCGAGGCGGGCGAGACGGCGGAGGTGCCGGCCGAGGGCGAGGCTACGACCGAGGTCGCGGAGGCGCCGGCCGAGGCGAGCGAAGAAGCCCCGGCGGAGGAGCCGACCACTGAGGAGCCGGCGAAGGAAGCGGAACCACAGCCGACGGCCTGA
- a CDS encoding zinc finger-like domain-containing protein, translating to MPERCAVCGGTGRATVFLAGGGVIEEACRRCGGTGRGWPVVPTTRPDRPPRDGSVGFFELTPGRRVFLGAVVTALGLVGLLLSRVGRPPWADRDRTEPPAK from the coding sequence ATGCCAGAGCGATGCGCAGTGTGCGGCGGTACGGGGCGGGCGACCGTCTTCCTGGCCGGCGGAGGGGTGATCGAGGAGGCGTGTCGGCGGTGCGGCGGGACCGGACGCGGATGGCCGGTCGTCCCGACAACGCGGCCGGACCGTCCGCCGCGCGACGGGTCCGTCGGCTTCTTCGAACTGACCCCCGGGCGGCGTGTGTTCCTCGGGGCGGTCGTAACCGCGCTCGGGCTGGTCGGCTTGCTCCTGAGCCGGGTCGGCCGGCCGCCCTGGGCCGACCGCGACCGAACCGAGCCGCCGGCGAAGTGA
- a CDS encoding tetratricopeptide repeat protein, whose product MRGAIAVLVLIGGVAAAQDRPADWEGELVVGKKYAKDITFGKWVNDKYEQYTFRGMYLIQVREDKNGWIRVFDGHREAWAKKDEFVLSKDAPAYFTDRIRADPKDTFALWRRGIGWVDRGEYDHAIKDFDEVIRLDPRRADLFNARGVCWRLKEDWDRALADFDEAIRLAPAGAVVLNNRAFVLRVTGELDRALKDYDEAVRLDPRSGDAVLGRAVALLLARRAGAAGEFRRAFDLDG is encoded by the coding sequence ATGCGGGGAGCGATTGCGGTTCTGGTGCTGATCGGCGGCGTGGCCGCGGCCCAGGATCGGCCGGCCGACTGGGAAGGCGAGCTGGTCGTCGGGAAGAAATACGCCAAGGACATCACCTTCGGCAAGTGGGTCAACGACAAGTACGAGCAGTACACGTTCCGGGGCATGTACCTGATTCAGGTACGGGAGGACAAAAACGGCTGGATCCGCGTCTTCGACGGCCATCGCGAGGCGTGGGCCAAGAAAGACGAGTTCGTGCTGTCGAAGGACGCCCCGGCCTACTTCACCGACCGCATCCGGGCGGACCCGAAGGACACGTTCGCGCTCTGGCGGCGGGGGATTGGCTGGGTGGACCGCGGAGAGTACGACCACGCGATTAAAGACTTCGACGAGGTCATCCGGCTCGACCCGCGACGGGCGGACCTGTTCAACGCCCGCGGCGTGTGCTGGCGCCTCAAGGAGGACTGGGACCGGGCGCTCGCGGACTTCGACGAGGCGATCCGACTCGCCCCGGCAGGTGCCGTGGTACTCAACAACCGTGCGTTCGTTCTGCGCGTGACGGGAGAACTGGATCGGGCGTTGAAGGACTACGACGAGGCCGTTCGCCTCGACCCGCGGAGCGGAGATGCGGTGTTGGGGCGTGCCGTCGCGCTACTTCTGGCCCGCCGCGCCGGAGCGGCCGGAGAATTCCGACGGGCTTTCGACCTGGACGGGTAA
- the infB gene encoding translation initiation factor IF-2 — translation MQPNPVAKDKKVRVFELAKDLSVPSKDLIAMAQELGYGGLKNQLNTLEPEQIDALKERAKKGPPKAAGAAPAPTKPAIPPAAKLDTSVKTLPKAVAPKPAPPVAKPKPAPVAEAAPAPVVEAPAPEPTPEAEPAPAPEPEVPDVVAETPASVAPQSSPTPPANIIPTVTGGGVRNLGGGVRNLNAPPRPAATAPPRPVSPPAAPVTPPTDVAPAARPTPPVSPPPAPAQPAPPIAAGPRPGTPPAGGQPPRPGTFPPAGGPPRPVGPVPPRPSGPVPSVGGPSGAPKPGFLKPPVVPPPRQGIIAGPRTSANQSLPPGATQRTSGPGGGSPVYRPGQPPAGGPPRPPGVGGPPGGPGPRPPGGPGANSVRLTPEMLDRLRKAAQRGQKIEVRELQRTPPGAVPPRPGEVPPRPGSPRVGHQGPAREGDGEDEDKKKGPGGLPARGNTRQPGRPGAGRDRGPGGGQPAVVVGPNGQVEIVEQQWGSRRGPRAALFRKSRRTQQKTEITGPVTISPPITVRSLSEAIGMKAGELSKRLLKETGQLYGVNSAIEFDTAALIAVEKNIELILKKQETAEEKLLREFEEAADAVDPEKLRPRPPIVTIMGHVDHGKTSLLDKIRVSKVVDTEVGGITQVIRAWSVKHKVEDPETGEKVIERPITFLDTPGHEAFTKMRARGANVTDIAVIVVAATDGVRQQTEEAINHARAADVRIIVAINKIDMPNADIEKTRRQLYSLNLLPDDMGGDTQFVETSAATGQGIDDLLTAILLEAELNLADELQADPDRPATGTCLEAYMSADEGVMATFLVQQGTLKRGDIVLCGSTFGRIRAMYSDMGRAIKDAGPSTPVRITGLSEVPNADDPFFVVDELTKAQEIADLRRVKDRESALNRFAPVSLATLTEAKSKIKISELKVILKAEARGSVEAIRKELEKLVHEEVRTRVLHAGIGAITESDVQLALTSPEDTLIVGFNVTSDDAAMKLAEARGVKVREYQIIYNLVDDVKAALEGRLKPIEEVVHLGRAVIRDTFRITKVGTIAGCYVTSGVIERNARVRVIREGVVVFPPADKVVGLDSLKRFKDDAKEVREGFECGMRITGFDDVKAGDVIEAFKIEIKQRTL, via the coding sequence TTGCAGCCGAATCCGGTGGCGAAGGACAAAAAAGTTCGCGTGTTCGAGCTGGCCAAGGACCTCAGCGTCCCCAGCAAGGACCTGATCGCGATGGCGCAGGAGCTCGGGTACGGCGGGTTGAAAAACCAGCTGAACACCCTGGAGCCCGAGCAGATCGACGCACTGAAGGAGCGCGCCAAGAAAGGCCCGCCGAAGGCCGCCGGCGCCGCCCCCGCCCCGACCAAGCCCGCCATCCCGCCGGCCGCCAAGCTCGACACGTCCGTCAAGACGCTGCCCAAGGCCGTCGCCCCGAAGCCCGCCCCGCCCGTCGCCAAGCCGAAGCCCGCACCCGTCGCGGAGGCGGCGCCGGCCCCCGTCGTCGAGGCGCCCGCTCCCGAGCCGACCCCCGAGGCCGAACCCGCGCCGGCCCCGGAACCCGAAGTTCCCGACGTTGTCGCCGAAACTCCCGCGTCCGTAGCGCCGCAATCGTCCCCGACCCCGCCGGCGAACATCATCCCGACCGTCACGGGCGGCGGCGTCCGCAACCTCGGCGGCGGCGTCCGCAACCTGAACGCCCCGCCGCGCCCGGCCGCCACCGCCCCGCCCCGCCCCGTCAGCCCGCCCGCGGCGCCGGTCACGCCGCCGACTGACGTCGCGCCGGCGGCCCGCCCGACGCCGCCGGTGTCGCCGCCGCCGGCCCCGGCTCAGCCCGCGCCGCCGATCGCCGCCGGCCCGCGCCCCGGCACCCCGCCGGCCGGCGGTCAGCCGCCACGGCCCGGCACGTTTCCGCCGGCCGGCGGCCCACCGCGCCCGGTCGGCCCGGTTCCGCCGCGCCCGTCCGGCCCGGTCCCCTCGGTCGGCGGCCCGTCCGGCGCACCGAAGCCCGGCTTCCTCAAGCCGCCGGTCGTGCCGCCGCCGCGGCAGGGGATCATCGCCGGCCCCCGGACTAGCGCCAACCAGTCGCTGCCGCCCGGCGCCACCCAGCGGACCAGCGGCCCCGGCGGCGGCAGCCCCGTGTACCGCCCCGGCCAGCCGCCCGCCGGCGGCCCGCCGCGCCCGCCGGGCGTCGGCGGCCCCCCGGGCGGCCCCGGCCCCCGCCCGCCGGGGGGCCCCGGCGCCAACTCCGTGCGCCTCACGCCCGAGATGCTGGACCGGCTCCGGAAGGCCGCCCAGCGCGGGCAGAAGATCGAGGTGCGCGAGCTCCAGCGCACCCCGCCCGGCGCCGTGCCGCCCCGCCCCGGAGAGGTCCCGCCCCGCCCCGGCAGCCCGCGCGTCGGCCACCAGGGCCCGGCCCGCGAGGGTGACGGCGAAGACGAGGACAAGAAGAAGGGCCCCGGCGGTCTCCCCGCCCGCGGCAACACCCGCCAGCCCGGGCGCCCCGGCGCCGGCCGCGACCGCGGCCCCGGCGGCGGTCAGCCGGCGGTCGTCGTCGGCCCGAACGGGCAAGTCGAGATCGTCGAGCAGCAGTGGGGCTCGCGCCGCGGGCCGCGCGCCGCGCTGTTCCGCAAGAGTCGCCGCACGCAGCAGAAGACGGAGATCACCGGGCCGGTCACCATCAGCCCGCCGATCACCGTCCGCTCGCTGTCCGAGGCCATCGGCATGAAGGCCGGCGAGCTGTCGAAGCGGCTCCTGAAGGAGACCGGCCAGCTGTACGGCGTCAACTCGGCCATCGAGTTCGACACCGCCGCCCTGATCGCCGTCGAGAAGAACATCGAGCTGATCCTCAAGAAGCAGGAGACGGCCGAAGAAAAGCTGCTCCGCGAGTTCGAGGAGGCCGCCGACGCGGTGGACCCCGAGAAGCTCCGCCCGCGGCCGCCGATCGTCACCATCATGGGCCACGTCGACCACGGCAAGACGTCGCTCCTCGACAAGATTCGCGTGTCGAAGGTGGTCGACACCGAGGTCGGCGGCATCACGCAGGTGATCCGCGCGTGGTCCGTGAAGCACAAGGTCGAAGACCCCGAGACCGGCGAGAAGGTGATCGAGCGGCCGATCACGTTCCTCGACACCCCCGGCCACGAGGCGTTCACCAAGATGCGCGCCCGCGGGGCGAACGTCACCGACATCGCCGTCATCGTCGTTGCCGCCACCGACGGCGTCCGCCAGCAGACGGAAGAGGCCATCAACCACGCCCGCGCGGCCGACGTGCGGATCATCGTGGCGATTAACAAGATCGACATGCCGAACGCCGACATCGAGAAGACGCGCCGGCAGCTCTACAGCCTCAACCTGCTGCCCGACGACATGGGCGGCGACACCCAGTTCGTCGAGACCAGCGCCGCCACCGGCCAGGGCATCGACGACCTGCTGACGGCCATCCTGCTGGAAGCCGAACTCAACCTCGCCGACGAGCTGCAGGCCGACCCGGACCGCCCGGCCACCGGCACCTGCCTGGAAGCGTACATGAGCGCCGACGAGGGCGTCATGGCCACGTTCCTGGTGCAGCAGGGGACGCTGAAGCGCGGCGACATCGTGCTGTGCGGCAGCACCTTCGGCCGCATCCGGGCCATGTACTCGGACATGGGCCGGGCCATCAAGGACGCCGGCCCCAGCACCCCCGTCCGCATCACCGGCCTGAGCGAGGTGCCGAACGCCGACGACCCGTTCTTCGTCGTCGACGAGCTGACCAAGGCCCAGGAGATCGCCGACCTGCGGCGGGTGAAGGACCGCGAGAGCGCCCTCAACCGGTTCGCCCCGGTGTCGCTCGCCACCCTCACCGAGGCCAAGTCGAAGATCAAGATCAGCGAGCTGAAGGTGATTCTGAAGGCCGAGGCCCGCGGCTCGGTCGAGGCCATCCGCAAGGAGCTGGAGAAGCTGGTCCACGAAGAGGTGCGGACGCGCGTGCTGCACGCCGGCATCGGGGCCATCACCGAGAGCGACGTGCAGCTGGCCCTGACCAGCCCCGAGGACACGCTGATCGTCGGGTTCAACGTCACGTCCGACGACGCGGCGATGAAGCTGGCCGAGGCCCGCGGGGTGAAGGTCCGCGAGTACCAGATCATCTACAACCTCGTGGACGACGTGAAGGCGGCGCTCGAGGGCCGGCTGAAGCCGATCGAGGAGGTGGTCCACCTGGGCCGCGCCGTGATCCGCGACACGTTCCGCATCACGAAGGTGGGGACGATCGCCGGGTGCTACGTGACCAGCGGCGTCATCGAGCGGAACGCCCGGGTCCGCGTGATCCGCGAGGGCGTGGTGGTGTTCCCGCCGGCCGACAAGGTGGTGGGGCTGGACAGCCTGAAGCGGTTCAAGGACGACGCCAAGGAGGTCCGCGAGGGCTTCGAGTGCGGCATGCGGATCACCGGCTTCGACGACGTGAAGGCCGGCGACGTGATCGAGGCGTTCAAGATCGAGATCAAGCAGCGGACCCTGTGA
- a CDS encoding DUF503 domain-containing protein, which produces MVIGSLTARLLVRDSRTLKDKRQVVRSILDKARAGFDVAAAEVGSLDDVKVAELAFAAVGPEAAMVRGVLQKLAEALRRHPVAEYLGGDLTVGHEVV; this is translated from the coding sequence ATGGTTATTGGCTCCCTCACCGCCCGCCTGCTGGTCCGCGACAGCCGGACGCTCAAGGACAAGCGGCAGGTGGTGCGGTCGATCCTGGACAAGGCGCGTGCCGGGTTCGACGTGGCCGCGGCCGAGGTCGGCAGCCTCGACGATGTGAAGGTGGCGGAACTAGCGTTCGCGGCGGTCGGCCCCGAGGCGGCGATGGTGCGCGGGGTGTTGCAGAAGCTGGCCGAGGCGCTGCGCCGCCACCCGGTCGCCGAGTACCTCGGCGGCGACCTGACCGTCGGCCACGAGGTGGTGTGA
- the rbfA gene encoding 30S ribosome-binding factor RbfA translates to MKSHRLARVNEVIRETAANAVLFQLKDPRVKGVTVTRAEVSADLQHAKVYVSVMGSEKEQKLTMYGLASAAGFVQTKIAERLTTRHVPHVTFVFDEGIKKSLAIAQILAAEKALMAPAEPPPADDDADDADDADETDTEDDADQPPPPADGPTDRAG, encoded by the coding sequence ATGAAGTCCCACCGCCTGGCCCGCGTGAACGAAGTGATCCGGGAGACGGCCGCCAACGCGGTCCTCTTCCAGCTCAAGGACCCCCGCGTTAAAGGGGTGACGGTCACGCGCGCCGAGGTGTCCGCCGACCTGCAGCACGCCAAAGTGTACGTGTCCGTCATGGGCTCCGAGAAGGAGCAGAAGCTCACCATGTACGGCCTCGCCAGCGCCGCCGGGTTCGTCCAGACCAAGATCGCCGAGCGACTCACCACCCGCCACGTCCCGCACGTCACCTTCGTGTTCGACGAGGGGATCAAGAAGAGCCTCGCCATCGCCCAGATCCTCGCCGCCGAGAAGGCGCTGATGGCGCCCGCCGAGCCGCCCCCGGCGGACGACGACGCGGACGACGCGGACGACGCGGACGAGACCGACACCGAAGACGACGCCGACCAGCCCCCGCCCCCCGCCGACGGACCGACGGACCGGGCCGGCTGA
- a CDS encoding endonuclease III domain-containing protein, with product MPAITNKQQLLSAAHAALKKRYPLPSAAPDEPRPVLEELVYAVCREGTTPADADRAYDALRKTFVDWNEVRVSTVQEVADSLRPLPSAGLKAGWIIALLQAVFEMTYSYDLDELEKKGLKQAAKQLARYFDPKDLEKLGLRQAAKQAARLETMHDYAVAWVVQRRLGGHAIPLDNPTLRVLRRLGVVEPGEPESLEALRGSVEHVIPKAKGPEFTDLMSVHAKELCVDGTPDCPHCPLKADCPTAPQVLAAGKKPGEGKPKKSR from the coding sequence ATGCCGGCGATCACCAACAAGCAGCAGCTCCTCAGCGCAGCCCACGCCGCACTGAAAAAGCGCTACCCGCTGCCGTCCGCCGCCCCCGACGAGCCGCGGCCGGTGCTGGAGGAACTCGTTTACGCCGTCTGCCGCGAGGGCACCACCCCCGCCGACGCCGACCGCGCCTACGACGCCCTGCGGAAAACCTTCGTCGACTGGAACGAAGTCCGCGTCAGCACCGTCCAAGAGGTCGCGGACAGCCTCCGGCCCCTCCCCTCGGCCGGGCTCAAGGCCGGGTGGATCATCGCGCTGTTGCAGGCCGTCTTCGAGATGACCTACTCCTACGACCTGGACGAGTTGGAGAAGAAGGGGCTGAAGCAGGCCGCGAAGCAGCTGGCCCGGTACTTCGACCCGAAGGACCTGGAGAAGCTCGGCCTGCGGCAGGCCGCCAAGCAGGCGGCGCGGCTGGAAACCATGCACGACTACGCCGTCGCGTGGGTGGTGCAGCGCCGGCTCGGCGGCCACGCCATCCCGCTGGACAACCCGACGCTTCGGGTGCTGCGCCGGCTCGGCGTGGTGGAGCCGGGCGAGCCGGAAAGCCTGGAGGCCTTGCGCGGCAGCGTCGAGCACGTGATCCCGAAGGCGAAAGGGCCGGAGTTCACCGACCTGATGAGCGTCCACGCCAAGGAGTTGTGCGTGGACGGCACCCCCGACTGCCCGCACTGCCCGCTGAAGGCCGACTGCCCGACCGCCCCCCAGGTGCTCGCCGCCGGCAAGAAGCCCGGCGAGGGGAAGCCGAAGAAGTCGCGCTGA
- a CDS encoding oligosaccharide flippase family protein: MPASRSLAVAAATNWAAFACAMAVSFLMAPYLIRGLGDARYGVWCVVENVLAYFTLLDLGVAACLVRFVARHHAAGERDELNRLVSACLAVFVAAAGVVLVAGAALVPFVGPGLERRLGEPGDVSLFMLLMLLNVAATLPLSVFPTILDGLQRFGAKSAVRLIFLALRVGGIVVVMETRPGLLALGVVFTVTNLLEHAATAWLAYRYLPGLRISRRLIDRATLHRVKGYSLDSFLAMLAGRVTVQTGAIVVGGFAGVVAAAHYAVAARLVETAKGLLRSVTTTLTPAVSEREATGDLAGVRAVFLVGTRWVLYLVLPVHLGVLAFGRPFLERWVGADYAVNCFPAAAILSATLTIGVAQSAASRILYGMGKLRLFARLALVEAALNLGMSLVLVGPYGLEGVAVAVAAPNLLFCAATIGTAAWVLQVSAVAYLRGAWLRPLLAALLPTAVWAVTPPADATWGAIAFGIACGLGPYALAVAALEWVGRSSRAAAGVVTARASTPVASPAPRATARG; the protein is encoded by the coding sequence TTGCCCGCGTCCCGCTCCCTGGCCGTCGCCGCCGCCACCAACTGGGCGGCGTTCGCCTGCGCGATGGCCGTCTCGTTCTTGATGGCCCCGTACCTCATCCGCGGTCTCGGCGACGCCCGCTACGGCGTGTGGTGCGTCGTCGAGAACGTCCTGGCGTACTTCACGCTCCTCGACCTGGGCGTGGCCGCGTGCCTGGTGCGGTTCGTCGCCCGTCACCACGCCGCCGGCGAGCGCGACGAGCTGAACCGCCTCGTGTCCGCCTGCCTGGCCGTCTTCGTGGCCGCGGCGGGCGTGGTGCTCGTGGCCGGGGCGGCACTCGTGCCGTTCGTCGGCCCCGGGCTCGAACGACGACTCGGCGAGCCGGGTGACGTTTCACTGTTCATGCTGCTGATGCTCCTGAACGTCGCCGCGACGTTGCCTCTGAGTGTCTTCCCCACCATTCTCGACGGCCTGCAACGCTTCGGCGCCAAGAGCGCGGTCCGGCTGATCTTCTTGGCCCTGCGCGTCGGCGGCATCGTGGTCGTGATGGAGACGCGGCCCGGCCTGCTCGCGCTCGGAGTGGTCTTTACCGTAACGAACCTGCTGGAGCACGCCGCGACCGCGTGGCTGGCTTACCGGTACCTGCCGGGCCTGCGCATCAGCCGCCGGCTCATCGACCGCGCGACACTGCACCGCGTGAAGGGTTACAGCCTCGACTCGTTCCTCGCCATGCTCGCCGGCCGCGTCACGGTACAGACCGGGGCGATCGTCGTCGGCGGGTTCGCCGGCGTCGTTGCGGCGGCGCACTACGCCGTGGCGGCGCGCCTCGTCGAGACGGCGAAGGGGCTGCTGCGCTCGGTAACGACCACGCTCACGCCGGCCGTCAGCGAGCGCGAGGCGACCGGCGACCTGGCCGGCGTGCGCGCGGTGTTCCTCGTCGGCACGCGGTGGGTGTTGTACCTGGTGCTGCCGGTCCACCTGGGCGTCCTGGCGTTCGGCCGGCCGTTCCTGGAGCGGTGGGTCGGAGCCGACTACGCCGTCAACTGCTTCCCCGCGGCCGCGATCCTGTCCGCGACACTGACGATCGGCGTGGCTCAGTCGGCGGCGTCTCGCATCCTGTACGGCATGGGGAAGCTGCGGCTGTTCGCCCGGCTGGCGCTCGTGGAGGCGGCGCTGAACCTGGGCATGAGCCTGGTACTCGTGGGTCCTTACGGGTTGGAAGGCGTGGCCGTCGCGGTGGCGGCTCCGAACCTGTTGTTCTGCGCGGCGACGATTGGCACCGCGGCGTGGGTGCTACAGGTGAGTGCGGTGGCGTACCTGCGTGGGGCGTGGTTGCGGCCGCTGCTGGCGGCGCTGCTGCCGACGGCAGTGTGGGCGGTGACGCCACCCGCGGATGCGACGTGGGGCGCGATCGCCTTCGGCATCGCCTGTGGGCTGGGGCCGTACGCGCTGGCGGTGGCCGCGCTGGAGTGGGTGGGACGATCCTCACGCGCCGCGGCGGGCGTGGTTACGGCCCGAGCTTCGACGCCAGTAGCGTCGCCAGCTCCTCGGGCGACCGCCCGCGGATAA
- a CDS encoding DUF167 domain-containing protein, with translation MVTLTPHLDGVLMSIRAQPGARKNAVVGEHGGALKVAVTAPPEDGRANAAIVELLRDWIGLKRSEIELATGPTNRNKQVLIRGRSPEELATLLASKLGP, from the coding sequence ATGGTGACGCTCACGCCACACCTGGACGGCGTTCTGATGAGCATCCGCGCCCAGCCCGGGGCGCGCAAGAACGCCGTCGTCGGCGAGCACGGCGGCGCGCTCAAGGTGGCCGTGACGGCGCCGCCCGAGGACGGCCGCGCCAACGCCGCCATCGTGGAACTGCTCCGTGACTGGATTGGGCTGAAGCGCTCGGAAATCGAGCTGGCGACCGGGCCGACAAACCGGAACAAGCAGGTGCTTATCCGCGGGCGGTCGCCCGAGGAGCTGGCGACGCTACTGGCGTCGAAGCTCGGGCCGTAA
- a CDS encoding serine hydrolase domain-containing protein: protein MTPTRRQLLAAGAAALAPVPVAALPTAAPADLGIDPRRLQHAYDRLDEWTRGPTAPVPGGAILVGRHGKTLAPRVFGRQGPEPDAGPIRADGLFLMASITKPVVYMAAMILVERGKLNLTDPVTRYVPEFAAHGKGAVLVSHLFTHTSGLPDMPPGNAELRRKHADLKAFYAAAAKETALLFPPGTNVSYQSCGTIVVADIVERLSGMPVAEFVKREIFDPLGMASTRLGLGGLDRDRVVRVQLQDYMVGSDFHWNTPYWQNLGAPWGGMFSTPADFAVVLHLLLSGGAVGGVRLLSPASVRMLTTNRLDDYPDLPEPLRRTQPWGLGWRLNHPGTPGSWSDLLGRDVFGHTGATGTMTWADPRTGGFAVLLTNALREKQPWRLVHLSNAVAAAFV, encoded by the coding sequence ATGACGCCGACCCGCCGCCAACTCCTCGCCGCCGGGGCCGCCGCGCTCGCGCCGGTGCCCGTCGCCGCGCTGCCGACCGCCGCCCCCGCCGACCTCGGCATCGACCCGCGCCGCCTCCAGCACGCCTACGACCGCCTCGACGAGTGGACCCGCGGCCCCACCGCCCCCGTCCCCGGCGGCGCGATCCTCGTCGGCCGGCACGGGAAGACGCTCGCCCCGCGCGTCTTCGGCCGACAAGGGCCAGAGCCCGACGCCGGACCGATCCGCGCCGACGGCCTGTTCCTGATGGCGTCGATCACCAAGCCCGTCGTCTACATGGCGGCGATGATCCTGGTCGAGCGCGGCAAGCTGAACCTCACCGACCCGGTGACGCGTTACGTCCCCGAGTTCGCGGCGCACGGCAAGGGGGCGGTGCTGGTGTCGCACCTGTTCACGCACACGTCCGGGCTGCCGGACATGCCGCCGGGGAACGCCGAGCTGCGGCGGAAGCACGCCGACCTGAAAGCCTTTTACGCTGCGGCCGCGAAGGAGACGGCACTCCTGTTCCCACCCGGCACGAACGTCAGCTACCAGAGCTGCGGCACCATCGTCGTCGCGGACATCGTCGAGCGGCTAAGCGGGATGCCGGTCGCGGAGTTCGTGAAGCGCGAAATCTTCGACCCGCTCGGGATGGCGAGCACGCGGCTCGGACTCGGCGGGCTCGACCGCGACCGCGTGGTGCGCGTTCAGCTTCAAGACTACATGGTGGGGAGCGACTTCCACTGGAACACCCCGTACTGGCAGAACCTGGGGGCGCCGTGGGGCGGCATGTTCAGCACGCCGGCCGACTTCGCGGTGGTGCTGCACCTGTTGCTGAGCGGTGGTGCGGTCGGCGGCGTGCGCCTGCTGTCGCCGGCGTCGGTGCGGATGTTGACGACGAACCGCCTGGACGACTACCCCGACTTGCCGGAGCCGTTGCGGCGGACGCAGCCGTGGGGCCTCGGCTGGCGGCTGAACCACCCGGGCACGCCGGGGAGCTGGAGCGATTTGCTGGGGCGCGACGTGTTCGGCCACACCGGCGCGACAGGCACGATGACGTGGGCCGACCCGCGGACCGGCGGGTTCGCGGTGCTGCTGACGAACGCGCTGCGCGAGAAGCAGCCGTGGCGGCTGGTGCATCTGTCGAACGCGGTGGCGGCGGCGTTCGTGTGA